A genomic window from Peromyscus maniculatus bairdii isolate BWxNUB_F1_BW_parent chromosome 1, HU_Pman_BW_mat_3.1, whole genome shotgun sequence includes:
- the LOC102918969 gene encoding mas-related G-protein coupled receptor member X2-like, translated as MEERNSSGDLLPVDLNTPDWGTNITAPNGRNHTGIPLCGIMFCTMIFLSLIIALVGLVGNAIVLWLLGFHMRRNGFSVYILNLAGADFLFLCFQIVHCIHIILDIFYSKTVDTPLFSFVVSNFSYLCGLSMLSAISIERSLSVMCPIWYRCRRPRHTSAVTCTLIWFLSLLLSLLEGKGCGLLFDGLGPDWCQTFDFITAAWLIVLFVVLLGSSLALMVTIFCGSHRIPVTRLFVTIMCTVLVFLFFGLPYGIYQFLLEWIENFDYVVPCDFYSVTLFLSCANSCANPVIYFLVGSIRHCRFQRNTLKLLLQRAMQDTLEEEECEEKSSSERSKEMKRV; from the exons ATGGAGGAAAG gaaCAGTAGTGGAGACCTCCTACCAGTGGATCTAAATACCCCAGACTGGGGCACTAACATCACAGCACCAAATGGAAGAAACCACACTGGGATTCCACTTTGTGGCATCATGTTCTGTACCATGATTTTCCTGTCCCTCATCATTGCCCTGGTTGGGCTGGTTGGAAATGCCATAGTGTTGTGGCTTCTGGGCTTTCACATGCGCAGGAATGGCTTCTCTGTCTACATCCTCAACCTGGCTGGGGctgacttccttttcctttgctttcaaATTGTACATTGTATTCATATTATTTTGGACATTTTCTACTCCAAGACCGTTGACAcacctctgttttcttttgttgtgtcaAACTTTTCTTATCTTTGTGGCCTCAGCATGCTCAGTGCCATTAGCATTGAACGAAGTCTGTCTGTCATGTGTCCCATCTGGTATCGCTGCCGACGCCCGAGGCACACATCAGCTGTCACATGTACCCTGATTTGGTTTCTGTCCCTGCTGTTAAGTCTTCTGGAAGGGAAGGGATGTGGCTTGTTATTTGATGGTCTTGGCCCTGATTGGTGTCAGACATTTGATTTCATCACTGCTGCATGGttaattgttttatttgtggTTCTCTTGGGGTCTAGTCTGGCCTTAATGGTTACTATCTTCTGTGGCTCTCACAGGATTCCTGTGACCAGGCTGTTTGTGACCATTATGTGCACAGTTCTGGTCTTTCTGTTCTTTGGTTTGCCCTATGGGATCTATCAGTTTCTCTTAGAATGGATTGAAAATTTTGATTATGTTGTGCCTTGTGATTTTTATTCTGTGACACTATTTCTCTCCTGTGCCAACAGCTGTGCCAATCCTGTAATTTACTTCCTTGTTGGCTCTATTAGGCATTGTAGGTTCCAGAGGAACACTCTCAAGCTCCTTCTGCAGAGAGCCATGCAAGATACTCTTGAGGAGGAAGAATGTGAAGAGAAGAGTTCTTCAGAAAGatctaaagaaatgaaaagagtcTGA